Below is a genomic region from Pseudomonas frederiksbergensis.
CGCCTGGGCTGTTTACTTTATTGGCTGCTCGGCCTGTTCAGCAGCCTGGGGGGAATGGTGACGGCGTGGCGCCAGGTGGTATTGCAAAGCGATCCGGGTCAACACATGTCGGAGTGCTCTCCCGGCTTGGAAGGTCTTTTCACCAACATGCCCTGGCTGTGTGTTGTGAAGCGGGTATTCAGCGGAGCCGCTGACTGCGTGGAAATTTCCTGGACGCTGTTCGACCTGAGTATTCCCGAGTGGAGTCTGTTGTTTTTTGTCGGGGTGACGATTCTCGGGGCTTACCAGGTCGTGCGGCTGGTCTGGTACGCCGATCAGCGACCGATCAGCGGCGAGTCGTCGCACCGGAGCAGGGTGGACGATTAAACACTTGTATGAACTTTATCTCCTGCGTACCTTGAAGCTGTTGTCGTGCGGGCATAATCTGGCCCGCACGTATCATTGGAATTGTTGCTCAATGGTGCTCTGCCTGGCCAAATCTTGATCTTCAAGTCTTGCGGCGAGTGCGGGCGGCATTACCCATAAGGGAAGAGAGATCACCATGCTCGAAAGTTGTCAGAATGCTCAGGAACGCTGGGGTGGAGTGCATCTGCTGATCGATCGTTGGTTGCAGGAGCGTCACGAACTGGTTCGAGCCTATGATGCTCTCGGCGCCAAGCCTGAGGCTCTGGGCGAAAACCGAAAGCCGTTGCAGGAGTTCTGTGGTGTCCTGGTCGATTACGTCTCTGCCGGCCACTTCGAAATCTACGAACAGCTGACGGGCGAAGCCAAGGCGTTCGGTGACACGCGCGGGCTTGAATTGGCCGAAACCATTTACCCGCGTATCGACGTGATCACCGAGAAGCTGCTGGCTTTCAACGATCTCTGCGATGAAGGCAAGTGCGTTGCGGAGAAATTCCAGGAGCTCGGTGGCCTGTTGCACGAGCGCTTTGAACTGGAAGATTGCCTGATCGAAGTGCTGCACACGGCCCACAAGGAAGAAACTCCAGAACAAGCCTGAGTTTCTCCTCGATGCAAACGATCCCTGAAACGGTGCGCTCTGCGCGCCGTTTTTCGTTGTGTACGATTGCTCAGCCAGTCGCGCCGAGCAGTTCGATTTCAAACACCAGAGGTGTGAACGGTGCAATCAGGTCCCCTGCGCCATCGGCACCATAGGCTTGCGCGGATGGAATCACCAGGCGCCATTTCGCACCCACCGGCATCTGTTGCAACGCACTGCGCCAGCCACTGATCACGCTGTCGAGGCTGAACCATTGCGCCTGACTGTTCTGATCGAACACCGTGCCGTCGGGCAGCTTGCCAATGTAGCGAACCTGCACCTTGCCATTGGGCCCGGCCTTGGCGCCGTTGCCCGCAACCAGTTCGGTCAGCAGGATGCCATCCGCCAATTCGCGAACCCCGGGTTTTGCCTTCTCGGCCGTCAGGAAGCGTTGCTCCTTGTCCAGGGCAACTTCGCTTTGCGGTATGGCAGGCTGCTCGGCCATTTGCGCTTCGTGCTCGGCCAGAATCTGCTCGATTTGCTGATCCTTCAGCGCCAGTGGCTTGCCTTGATAGGCTTGTTGCAAGCCTTCCACCAATGCTTGAATTTGCAGATCGGGGGCCTCCAGACGCAGACGTTCACCCAGGCTTGCACCGAGGCTGTAGGCAAGATCATGGGCGTCAGTTTCCGTGGTTTTTTCAGCGGCGTGAGCCAACGAAAAAAACACGCACAAAGGTAAAAAAAGGTAACGCGACATGGGCACTCTCCAGCCTGAGATGCGGTGGATTATGCCAGTGAGAATGCCGTGACCGGTGAACTGCTTTTAAGTGCGTGCAGAACATTTTCAATTCGGTGCAACGCACGGCAATCGATACTGTCAACATGCCCTAGCGGCGGTAGCAGCAGAGGTCTAGTATGAGCCGCACTCACGTCAGCCAGGAGGTAAACCATGTCGGCCAATAAGAAGCCTGTAAATACTCCGTTGCATTTACTCCAACAGCTCTCGGGCAGCTTGCTCGAGCATTTGGAAAACGCTTGTTCCCAAGCCTTGGCTGATGCTGAAAAGCTGCTCGCCAAACTGGAAAAACAGCGCGGAAAAGCGCAGGAAAAATTGCACAAATCCCGCACTAAATTGCAGGACGCTGCGGCGGCCGGCAAAGCCAAGGCACAAGCCAAGGCCAAGGATGCGGTACAAGAACTTGAAGGCCTGCTCGATGCGCTCAAGGATCGCCAGTCCGAGACGCGTGGCTACATTCTGCAACTCAAGCGCGATGCCCAGGAAAGCCTGAAACTGGCCCAGGGTATTGGTCGTGTGAAAGAAGCTGTCGGCAAAGCGCTGACCCTGCGTTCGGCCAAGCCAGCCACCGCTGCTTCCACCGCGAAAAAACCCGCTGCCAAATCGGTAGCCGCCAAGGCACCGGCCAAGGCTCCAGCGAAAGCAGCCGCCAAACCTGCAGTAGCGAAAACCACTGCGGCAAAACCAGCAGCAAAAACCGCAGCGGTCAAACCGGCTGCCAAGCCAGCCGCTAAACCGGTTGCTGCAAAACCTGCCGCCAAACCTGCAACTGCCAAAGCGCCGGCCAAGCCTGCCGCTAAACCAGCCGTCGCTGCCAAGCCTGCAACGTCCAGCGCTGCCAAACCTGCTGTTGCCAAGCCGGTTGCTGCGAAACCAGCAGCCAAGCCGGCGGTGAAAAAGCCAGTCGTGGCCAAACCTGCTGCCGCTAAACCAGCAGCTGCAAAACCGGCAACCGCACCAGCGGCTGCCAAGCCTGCGACATCTGCACCGGCGGCTTCACCTGCTCCGGCCGCGAGCACACCATCCGCTTCACCTGTACCGGCGGCTGCAAGCACTACCAAAACCCTGACCAGCGCTTCCTAAGTGCCAGTCACCGCGACGCGCAGTTGATGCAGCGCGTCGCGGTTCAGGTTGGCGGCGCTCGCCGCCAATCCTTCCAGCCACACGGCCAGATCTTTGGCTTGACCCTCCGGCCATGCTTGCGCTGCATTCTCCAGGCGCAACAACAGTTGCCGCTCCGCTTCCAGCTCCAGAGCTTTGACTTGCGCTCGTAGCGCGTTCAGTACCTCGTCGTCGAGGGCCGCGGCCTTCCATTGCGTACGCAGTTGTCGAAGCGGTTGCACGACTTGTGCATGCCACGGCCCGGCCAGGTGCTGGAGGTGTTGCAGGCGTTGCGCATTGCATCTCACGCCGCGCTGTCCGAGCCAGGCCGCGCACAACAGCAGGCAAACGTTGGCCCCGGCTGCTTGCAGTTTCAGGCAGGCGTCTTCAACACCCGGTCGGGTGTAGAGGGTAAGGGAAAAGCTCCACAGGTCAGAGGACATAGTGCTACTCGCGCCAGTTGCGAGCGAAGCTGGTAGACTCCGCCGCCATTATGATTCGACTTCAGAACCTGACTTTACAACGTGGCCCGCAACGTCTGCTAGAAGACGCCGAGCTGACCCTGCACGCCGGTCACAAAGCCGGCCTGATCGGTGCCAACGGCGCCGGCAAATCCAGCCTGTTCGCCTTGTTGCGGGGTGAGCTTCACCCGGACTCGGGCGACTGCTTCCTGCCGGCCGATTGGCGTATCGCCCATATGCGTCAGGAGGTCGACACGCTCGAGCGCCTGGCGGTCGACTACGTGCTCGATGGCGACTTGCGCCTGCGTCAGGTGCAACAAGACCTGGCAGCGGCCGAAGCGGCCCATGACGGTGCCGCTCAGGCGCGCCTGCACGCAGAACTCGACAGCGCCGACGGGTACACCGCCGACGCCCGGGCGCGCAAGCTGCTCGCAGGCCTTGGGTTCACTAACGAACAGATGGATCGTCAGGTCGGGGATTTCTCCGGTGGCTGGCGGATGCGTCTGAACCTGGCACAGGCGCTGATGTGCCCGTCGGACCTGTTGTTGCTTGACGAACCGACCAACCACTTGGACCTCGACGCCATTATCTGGCTGGAGGAGTGGCTCAAGAACTACCCCGGCACCTTGCTGCTGATTTCCCACGACCGCGACTTCCTCGACGCCGTGGTCGATCACGTGGCTCACGTCGATCAGCGCAAGATCACGCTCTATCGCGGTGGCTACTCGGCGTTCGAACGTGCCCGTGCCGAACGTCTGGCCCAGCAACAACAGGCTTACGAGAAGCAACAGGCGCAACGTGCGCACATGGAAAGCTACATCGCCCGCTTCAAGGCCCAGGCCACCAAGGCCCGACAGGCCCAGAGCCGGATCAAGGCGCTGGAGCGGATGGAAGAGTTGTCCGCCGCCCACGTCGATTCGCCGTTCGACTTCGTCTTCCGCGAGTCGGTGAAAATTTCCAGCCCGTTGATTGATCTCTCCGACGCCCGACTGGGTTACGGCGAGCGAGCTGTGCTGGAGAAGGTCAAGCTGCAACTGACCCCCGGCGCGCGGATCGGATTGCTCGGCCCCAACGGTGCCGGTAAATCGACCCTGATCAAAAACCTTGCCGGTGAACTCGAGCCGTTGTCCGGCCGGTTGACCCGTGGCGAGAACACGGTGGTGGGCTACTTTGCCCAGCATCAGCTGGACTCGCTGGACTCTAAGGCCAGCCCGTTGCTGCACTTGCAACGTCTGGCGCCGACCGAACGTGAACAGACCCTGCGCGACTTCCTGGGTGGTTTCGACTTCCGCGGTGCGCGGATCGACGAACCGGTGCTGAACTTCTCCGGTGGTGAAAAGGCCCGTCTGGCGCTGGCGTTGATCGCCTGGGGCCGGCCGAACCTGTTGCTGCTCGACGAACCGACCAACCACCTGGACCTGGAAATGCGCCTGGCGCTGACCATGGCCCTGCAGGAATTCAGTGGTGCAGTACTGGTGGTCTCCCACGATCGTCATCTGCTTAAAAGCACCACGGATAATTTCTTCCTGGTGGCCGATGGCAAGGTCGAGGAGTTCGATGGCGATCTGGAAGACTACGCCCGTTGGCTGGTCGATTATCGCCAGCGCAATGCGCCGGTGAACAACTCGCCGGTCAACCCGGACAAGACCGACAAGAAAGCCCAGCGTCAGGCCGCTGCTGCGTTGCGTCAGCAACTGGCACCGCACAAGCGCGAAGCCGACAAGCTCGAAGCCGAGTTGGGCAAGTTGCACGAGAAGCTGGCGAAGATCGAAACCAGCCTCGGCGACAGCGCCGTCTACGAAGCCGCCCGCAAGGATGAGCTGCGTGATCTACTGGCCGAACAGGCCAGGTTGAAAGTTCGCGAAGCCGAGCTTGAAGAAACCTGGATGGAAGCCCTGGAGCTGCTCGAAAGCATGCAGGCGGAGCTGGAGGCGCTGTCCTGATGGGGCGGCCTTCCAACACTCGGTACGCGGCAGCGATGTGTTGTCGCGTGGCTTCGTCAGTAGCCGGGCTGCCGGTAACGCTGGTCGGCAGGGCCATTTTTCTGCAAAAAATCGATAGTCATTCACAGACCAGCGCATTAGCTTAGACGTCTATAACGAGTCTGAGTCGAGGTGTGCGATGGTGCTTGAGACATGGCTGGCGTTTTTTGCCGCCTGTTGGGTGATCAGTCTTTCCCCGGGTGCCGGCGCCATTGCGTCGATGTCCTGCGGTTTGCAGTACGGTTTTTGGCGCGGCTACTGGAACGCCCTTGGCCTGCAACTGGGTCTGGCCATGCAGATTGCGATTGTCGCCGCCGGTGTGGGCGCAATCCTCGCCACGTCGGCCACGGCTTTCTACGCGATCAAATGGTTTGGCGTGGCTTACCTGGTGTATCTGGCGGTCAAGCAATGGCGCGCACTGCCCAGCAACATGAGCGATGACGCGGCCATTCGGCAGATTGGCAAACCGCTGGCGTTGGTATTTCGCGGTTTCCTGGTGAATGTCAGCAACCCCAAGGCGCTGGTGTTCATGCTTGCGGTGCTGCCGCAGTTCATTGACCCGCATGCGCCGCTGGTGGCGCAGTACCTGATCCTTGGCGTAACCATGATCTGCGTTGACCTGATCGTGATGGCCGGCTACACCGGCCTCGCTTCCAGGGTGCTGCGACTGCTGCGCACACCCAAGCAACAACGACGGATGAACCGTACGTTTGCCGGACTGTTCATGGGGGCTGCCGGGTTGCTGGCGACCATTCGTAGAGCCGCGGTGTAAAACCCGCAAGGCACAAAAAAGGCGACCTCAAGCGGTCGCCTTTTTCGTTCCCGCACGGATGACTCAGCGCAGAATAACTGGCGCCGTATCCTGCGGCAGGTTATTGCGCAGTGGCGCTTGCCCCGGCTGTTGCTGAGCGCCCCGACCGAGTTGTTCGCCCAGCTGACGAGCCACGTCCTCACCCAGCGACTTGGACACATCACGTACCACTCGTGGGCGGTTCAGCGAAACTTTGACGTCTTCGCTGTTGACCAGCTTGGTGTCCTGGCCGTCACCCATGGCGGTGAACGCCGAAGTGATTTCAAACGTCCGGGTGTTGATCAGACTGAAGTCCGCCACCAGGCTCAGCCCGAGAATCGCCGAATAGCTGTCGGTGTTGGCCAGCGAGGTGATGTCGCGGGTGAAGTCGATATCCGACAAGGTGCCGAACAACACATAGTCGGCGCCCTTGTAGTTACCGGCCTTAATCCGCTTGATCACGTCGTAGACGTCTTCCTTGGACTTGGCAGTGTATGGCGAGCCCTGTACCAGCTGGAACATCCCGGACTTGAGAATCTCGCCCTTGATGTCGCCGCTGAACTTGCGAAGCTCGCCTTGCTCGATGTAGCTGCTGCTGGCCTCGATCTCGTTGTAGCTCGACGAACCACTGGCGTGGTACATGCCCGCCTGCATGTTGCTCTGCGCGGAGACGATGTGGATGTACTGCTCCACCCGCTCTTGGTAAGCGAGGTCGGTGACCGCGATTTTCGGGGCCGCCTGCGCGCCAAGCGCACAGGCCAGGGCCATGATGCCAATCCATGCACGCATTGCTTAACGCTCCGTGGTTTTGCGGATCTCTTTTTCGTCCATCCACTCGGCCAGACCGCTTTCAACGTCGATCAGTTGCAGGCTGAATTTGTAGAAAACGTCCTTGTAATCGCTGCTGCGCTTGACGATCGAGCTGATCGAACCTTCAAGACGGTATTTGGCAGCGACCATGTTGCCGGTCTTGGCCACGGTGCCTTTCTTGTACAGGCCGCTCTGGTTTTGCAGCTTGAGCTGGTCGACCTGGCTCTGCATCGCGGTGTTGTCGCTGGCGAAACGGGCGGTGCCGGACTTCATCAGCTGAGTCTTGATGCTGGTGGTGATTTCACGGGTATCGATGTATTCGCTGGTCTTGTTCTTCACGTCGTAGACCTGCACGACCGGGCGGCCCTGCAAGATGCCGGACTGGGCCAGGGAGCGGGTCATGGACTCCGCGATCATTTGCAGGTCAGTGGAGCCGAACTCGTTGGTCACCAGCTCAACAGCTTTGCTATCGCCGTAGCCGATGTTTTTCCCGCCCAGAACCGGCGAGTTGTTGGCGCAGCCGCTGGCCAGAAGGGCGACCACGGCGAGGAATGAAAAGCGTACAAACATGGGAGTGTCTCTCTGTCACGAAATAGGGGGCTTAAGGGGTTTTGACTTCAAGGCGGAAGTCGGTGGCCTTGGGCACGGGCGC
It encodes:
- a CDS encoding disulfide bond formation protein B yields the protein MSLASTRSLFFMAFIAGALALGASYYLEFSIGLKPCGLCLLQRFFLALFTTVCLIAALHGPKRLGCLLYWLLGLFSSLGGMVTAWRQVVLQSDPGQHMSECSPGLEGLFTNMPWLCVVKRVFSGAADCVEISWTLFDLSIPEWSLLFFVGVTILGAYQVVRLVWYADQRPISGESSHRSRVDD
- a CDS encoding TIGR02444 family protein — protein: MSSDLWSFSLTLYTRPGVEDACLKLQAAGANVCLLLCAAWLGQRGVRCNAQRLQHLQHLAGPWHAQVVQPLRQLRTQWKAAALDDEVLNALRAQVKALELEAERQLLLRLENAAQAWPEGQAKDLAVWLEGLAASAANLNRDALHQLRVAVTGT
- the lpoB gene encoding penicillin-binding protein activator LpoB yields the protein MFVRFSFLAVVALLASGCANNSPVLGGKNIGYGDSKAVELVTNEFGSTDLQMIAESMTRSLAQSGILQGRPVVQVYDVKNKTSEYIDTREITTSIKTQLMKSGTARFASDNTAMQSQVDQLKLQNQSGLYKKGTVAKTGNMVAAKYRLEGSISSIVKRSSDYKDVFYKFSLQLIDVESGLAEWMDEKEIRKTTER
- a CDS encoding ATP-binding cassette domain-containing protein; this encodes MIRLQNLTLQRGPQRLLEDAELTLHAGHKAGLIGANGAGKSSLFALLRGELHPDSGDCFLPADWRIAHMRQEVDTLERLAVDYVLDGDLRLRQVQQDLAAAEAAHDGAAQARLHAELDSADGYTADARARKLLAGLGFTNEQMDRQVGDFSGGWRMRLNLAQALMCPSDLLLLDEPTNHLDLDAIIWLEEWLKNYPGTLLLISHDRDFLDAVVDHVAHVDQRKITLYRGGYSAFERARAERLAQQQQAYEKQQAQRAHMESYIARFKAQATKARQAQSRIKALERMEELSAAHVDSPFDFVFRESVKISSPLIDLSDARLGYGERAVLEKVKLQLTPGARIGLLGPNGAGKSTLIKNLAGELEPLSGRLTRGENTVVGYFAQHQLDSLDSKASPLLHLQRLAPTEREQTLRDFLGGFDFRGARIDEPVLNFSGGEKARLALALIAWGRPNLLLLDEPTNHLDLEMRLALTMALQEFSGAVLVVSHDRHLLKSTTDNFFLVADGKVEEFDGDLEDYARWLVDYRQRNAPVNNSPVNPDKTDKKAQRQAAAALRQQLAPHKREADKLEAELGKLHEKLAKIETSLGDSAVYEAARKDELRDLLAEQARLKVREAELEETWMEALELLESMQAELEALS
- a CDS encoding FKBP-type peptidyl-prolyl cis-trans isomerase: MSRYLFLPLCVFFSLAHAAEKTTETDAHDLAYSLGASLGERLRLEAPDLQIQALVEGLQQAYQGKPLALKDQQIEQILAEHEAQMAEQPAIPQSEVALDKEQRFLTAEKAKPGVRELADGILLTELVAGNGAKAGPNGKVQVRYIGKLPDGTVFDQNSQAQWFSLDSVISGWRSALQQMPVGAKWRLVIPSAQAYGADGAGDLIAPFTPLVFEIELLGATG
- a CDS encoding AlgP family protein, with protein sequence MSANKKPVNTPLHLLQQLSGSLLEHLENACSQALADAEKLLAKLEKQRGKAQEKLHKSRTKLQDAAAAGKAKAQAKAKDAVQELEGLLDALKDRQSETRGYILQLKRDAQESLKLAQGIGRVKEAVGKALTLRSAKPATAASTAKKPAAKSVAAKAPAKAPAKAAAKPAVAKTTAAKPAAKTAAVKPAAKPAAKPVAAKPAAKPATAKAPAKPAAKPAVAAKPATSSAAKPAVAKPVAAKPAAKPAVKKPVVAKPAAAKPAAAKPATAPAAAKPATSAPAASPAPAASTPSASPVPAAASTTKTLTSAS
- a CDS encoding Rsd/AlgQ family anti-sigma factor, which produces MLESCQNAQERWGGVHLLIDRWLQERHELVRAYDALGAKPEALGENRKPLQEFCGVLVDYVSAGHFEIYEQLTGEAKAFGDTRGLELAETIYPRIDVITEKLLAFNDLCDEGKCVAEKFQELGGLLHERFELEDCLIEVLHTAHKEETPEQA
- the rhtB gene encoding homoserine/homoserine lactone efflux protein, with product MVLETWLAFFAACWVISLSPGAGAIASMSCGLQYGFWRGYWNALGLQLGLAMQIAIVAAGVGAILATSATAFYAIKWFGVAYLVYLAVKQWRALPSNMSDDAAIRQIGKPLALVFRGFLVNVSNPKALVFMLAVLPQFIDPHAPLVAQYLILGVTMICVDLIVMAGYTGLASRVLRLLRTPKQQRRMNRTFAGLFMGAAGLLATIRRAAV
- a CDS encoding penicillin-binding protein activator LpoB; amino-acid sequence: MRAWIGIMALACALGAQAAPKIAVTDLAYQERVEQYIHIVSAQSNMQAGMYHASGSSSYNEIEASSSYIEQGELRKFSGDIKGEILKSGMFQLVQGSPYTAKSKEDVYDVIKRIKAGNYKGADYVLFGTLSDIDFTRDITSLANTDSYSAILGLSLVADFSLINTRTFEITSAFTAMGDGQDTKLVNSEDVKVSLNRPRVVRDVSKSLGEDVARQLGEQLGRGAQQQPGQAPLRNNLPQDTAPVILR